Proteins encoded in a region of the Dreissena polymorpha isolate Duluth1 chromosome 6, UMN_Dpol_1.0, whole genome shotgun sequence genome:
- the LOC127836683 gene encoding uncharacterized protein LOC127836683 — protein MATGGLHESNRGNASDFFGECAITQSCEPCMKANIAKAATVLCKDCNEYLCETCRNPHIIYKGGKHGVVSIQDKESSTVVVDMKGMDKCSQHGKGFEFYCEDHCKLCCTTCVIEHRKCEQWDEIASISGQKRAQLHGLRQSFLKLKSDAGAIVAECKQSEKDLNASVADVSKDIDEMKERMIKLFDAAKRELLTEANALKSEEVKRLSIMQSVSTTVIEEINQLFPMCSSIADNGTPQQMFILSKQVEEKNKMIESKINEQRITQVSSTVTLAYTGELSSIFEMGTKFMKVNLERRGNPSSISSLSQSRPVTLELIVSLNLPKSEDNEDEPLLTGVDFLSDGRLVALDNSNKKCMILSEGLRRLGTPYTLESRPRDVAVLSNSEIVVTCVKCLRFLSVSSDNVISLTRQIKTSSSFFSICCKTPTQMVVSTSDDIRNVRMISVDGVETDFQQVEFPKKTYKLGYSYSTYVQSKNTLVLTDRLDNTVYMYDTVKGTSRAVTNGNIQEPRGACVGPGDTVMVCSNFMNSVVHLTVDGDFLCTYPVDMKYPCTICVSRDGTRLAVSNCVSGDKKLKLYKIIPTLNN, from the exons ATGGCGACAGGCGGACTACATGAATCAAACCGAGGCAACGCAAGCGACTTTTTTGGAGAGTGTGCCATTACACAATCTTGCGAACCATGTATGAAAGCCAACATAGCGAAAGCAGCTACTGTTTTGTGCAAGGATTGCAATGAGTATTTGTGTGAAACTTGCAGAAATCCACACATCATTTATAAAGGAGGAAAGCATGGTGTGGTCAGTATTCAGGACAAGGAATCGTCCACTGTGGTAGTGGACATGAAAGGAATGGACAAATGTTCGCAGCACGGTAAGGGATTCGAGTTTTACTGTGAAGATCATTGTAAGCTCTGCTGCACTACATGTGTTATCGAACACCGAAAGTGTGAACAATGGGATGAAATAGCTAGCATTTCCGGACAGAAAAGAGCACAGCTTCATGGATTGAGACAGtctttcttaaaattgaaatCCGATGCTGGCGCTATTGTTGCCGAATGTAAGCAGTCAGAAAAAGATTTGAATGCATCAGTTGCGGACGTATCGAAAGATATCGACGAAATGAAAGAGCGTATGATAAAACTCTTTGACGCTGCGAAACGTGAATTGCTTACCGAAGCAAACGCTTTAAAGAGTGAAGAAGTGAAGAGACTTAGTATAATGCAATCTGTCTCTACAACAGTTATTGAAGAAATAAATCAACTGTTTCCAATGTGCTCTTCTATTGCAGACAACGGTACACCTcagcaaatgtttatattatcaaaacaggTTGAGGAGAAAAATAAAATGATCGAATCTAAAATAAACGAACAACGAATTACGCAAGTTTCATCAACAGTGACATTGGCGTATACGGGAGAGCTGTCGTCGATTTTTGAAATGGGAACGAAATTCATGAAAGTGAATTTGGAACGAAgag GAAATCCCAGTTCCATCAGTTCACTATCCCAGTCGAGGCCAGTCACCCTGGAGCTGATCGTGTCATTGAATCTACCAAAGTCTGAAGATAATGAAGACGAACCTTTGCTCACTGGAGTAGACTTCCTGTCGGACGGAAGACTGGTAGCTTTGGATAACAGTAACAAGAAATGTATGATACTGAGCGAAGGGCTGAGGAGACTCGGAACACCATACACGTTAGAGTCTCGCCCCAGAGATGTAGCAGTTTTGTCTAATAGTGAAATAGTAGTGACATGTGTTAAATGTTTACGTTTTTTATCAGTGAGTTCAGACAATGTCATCAGTCTGACTAGGCAAATTAAAACATCGTCGAGTTTCTTCTCTATATGCTGCAAGACGCCAACACAAATGGTCGTGAGTACGAGCGATGATATCCGTAATGTTAGAATGATATCTGTGGACGGAGTTGAGACTGACTTTCAGCAAGTGGAGTTTCCAAAGAAGACGTATAAATTAGGTTATAGTTATAGTACGTATGTCCAGTCCAAGAACACGTTAGTACTGACTGACAGGCTTGATAACACAGTGTACATGTACGACACCGTGAAGGGCACGTCTAGAGCAGTCACTAATGGGAACATACAGGAACCACGTGGTGCCTGTGTCGGACCAGGTGATACGGTCATGGTGTGCAGTAACTTTATGAACTCTGTTGTGCACCTGACTGTAGACGGTGACTTCCTGTGTACATACCCCGTGGATATGAAGTACCCATGCACCATATGTGTGTCTAGGGATGGGACTAGGCTGGCGGTGTCCAACTGCGTTTCTGGGGACAAAAAACTTAAGCTTTATAAAATCATACCAACACTCAATAACTAG